One Setaria italica strain Yugu1 chromosome II, Setaria_italica_v2.0, whole genome shotgun sequence DNA segment encodes these proteins:
- the LOC101782355 gene encoding uncharacterized protein LOC101782355 has protein sequence MANYMRNKKSSSRQLRSSHYQKPSGHCIFKKRAASQELAFAATEKCAWTDATCPVCMEFPHNAVLLLCSSHDNGCRPYICASNFQHANCLDQLVESCRKESSEDPDTIEVTCPLCRGEVKGYTLVEPARKKLNHKRRSCMQDGCSYVGTYRELCKHIKRKHPSANPRAVDPVHALRWKRLLFRSSLQDMICSTTSPLLHGLLSAMLQFDELMAPAWGEGGDLRDATNDSSRQSADAETTDS, from the coding sequence ATGGCCAACTATATGAGGAACAAGAAAAGTTCATCTCGTCAGCTCAGATCATCACATTATCAGAAACCCAGCGGTCATTGCATCTTTAAGAAGAGGGCCGCCAGCCAGGAGCTAGCATTTGCAGCAACAGAGAAATGTGCATGGACAGATGCAACCTGTCCAGTATGCATGGAATTCCCACACAATGCTGTTCTTCTACTCTGTTCTTCTCATGACAATGGCTGTCGTCCGTATATCTGTGCCTCCAACTTCCAGCACGCAAATTGTCTTGATCAGCTTGTAGAGTCATGCAGAAAAGAAAGCTCTGAGGACCCGGATACAATTGAGGTCACATGTCCCCTTTGCCGTGGTGAGGTTAAGGGATATACATTGGTTGAGCCTGCTCGTAAGAAGTTGAATCACAAGAGGAGGAGCTGCATGCAAGATGGCTGTTCATACGTGGGCACATACAGAGAGCTCTGCAAGCATATCAAAAGGAAGCACCCTTCTGCAAACCCGCGAGCTGTGGACCCCGTGCATGCTTTGAGATGGAAGCGGCTTCTATTTCGAAGTTCATTGCAAGATATGATCTGTTCAACAACCTCACCATTGCTGCATGGGTTATTGTCTGCTATGCTGCAGTTTGACGAGCTTATGGCACCTGCTTGGGGTGAAGGTGGTGATCTTCGTGACGCTACCAATGATAGTTCACGGCAAAGTGCTGATGCAGAGACTACTGATTCGTGA